Genomic window (Ureibacillus composti):
TTGTTCCGGGAGTACTAAATACTGAAGTATACACTTCAATCTTCCCAGTAGAAAATGAAACAGCTTTTGAAGTTGCTCGTAAAGTGGGTCGTGAAGAAGGTATCTTATGCGGTATTTCTTCAGGTGCGGCAATCTATGCGGCAATTGAAACAGCTAAACGTCTTGGTAAAGGTTCGAATGTATTAGCAATTGTACCTTCTAATGGTGAACGTTACTTATCTACTCCTTTATATGACTTTGAAGACTAATAAAAAAATATATATAACTCTGAATCGACATATCCATTATTTGGGTATGTTGATTTTTTTATACATGAAAATAAAGGGGAAACCTTGTTTTTAGAAAAATTTGTATGCTATCTTCAAATATGTAATGAGAGATTCTATGAGGAGGAGAAATAAAGGTGCTTTGTTGGATGAATGGAAATTACATAGAAGAACAACAATTAACAATTTCCCCGTTTGATCATGGATTTTTATATGGTCTAGGATTTTTTGAAACTCTTCGTACATATCAAGGAAAAGTTGTTTTGTTTCAAGAGCATTATAATCGCTTATGTATGGCACTTGCTCGGTATCGTATTAAAGTGCCATACACCATTAGTGAAATACAAGAGGTAATTAGCGAATTAACAAAACGGTCTGGTGGTGAAGATGGTGTTTTTAGAATCAATGTTTCTGCAGGGAACTATGGATTAGAACTCCAAACAGGCTACAACAATCCTAATGTCATCATCTTTAGGAGGCCGTTAAACCAAAGAAAACGGGGATTGGAAAAAGTGGCAAGCTGGCTTCAAACTCCAAGAAACTTACCGGAACAAGAAGTGCGATATAAATCCCATCATTTCGGGAATATTGCCTTAGCAAGATTTGAAATTAGTAATTTAGAAGAATATGAAGGGTTTTTTGTTACACGAAGAGGGATTGTGGCGGAAGGTATCCAATCAAATATCTTTTGGGTAAAAGATGATATACTTTATACACCGTCCTTAGCTACAGGAATCATTCCCGGAGTAACGAGAGATTGGTTAATAATGACCGCAAAAGAGCGAGGGATTATTGTAGTAGAAGATATGTTTATTAAAAGTGAACTGGAAGAAGCATATGAATGTTTTGTGACAAATTCAATTGAGGAGATCGTTCCCATTTCTGCAATAGGTAATCATAACTTTTTAGGTAAGGATGGGCCCTTTTTCCAGTTACTGCAACAAGCGTATATAGAAGAAATCATACAAACAATCAAAAGGAGTACCTTCTAGATGTTATCCAAATATTCAAAGCCATTAATTATAAATAACATTGAATTAGATTATACAAAAGAGACATTTATCATGGGCATTTTAAATGTAACACCTGACTCATTTTCTGATGGTGGGAAATTCAATTCTATCGATGCTGCTATTGAACAAGCAAAGAGAATGGTTGCTGATGGGGCCAAAATAATTGATATCGGTGGTGAATCTACACGCCCTGGATATACTCGTATTTCAGATGAGGAGGAAATCGAGCGTATTGTACCAGTTATTAAAAGGTTGAAAGAAGAAGTGCCAGCGATTATTTCGGTTGATACGTATAAATCAGCTGTAGCACGCGCAGCAATTGAGGCTGGGGCGCATATGATTAACGATATTTGGGGAGCAAAGGCAGACCCGGAAATTGCAAAGATTGCTGCTGAGTTAAA
Coding sequences:
- a CDS encoding aminotransferase class IV, translating into MNGNYIEEQQLTISPFDHGFLYGLGFFETLRTYQGKVVLFQEHYNRLCMALARYRIKVPYTISEIQEVISELTKRSGGEDGVFRINVSAGNYGLELQTGYNNPNVIIFRRPLNQRKRGLEKVASWLQTPRNLPEQEVRYKSHHFGNIALARFEISNLEEYEGFFVTRRGIVAEGIQSNIFWVKDDILYTPSLATGIIPGVTRDWLIMTAKERGIIVVEDMFIKSELEEAYECFVTNSIEEIVPISAIGNHNFLGKDGPFFQLLQQAYIEEIIQTIKRSTF